Proteins from a single region of Pseudomonas sp. 10S4:
- a CDS encoding DUF4123 domain-containing protein, whose protein sequence is MNTVTPCHWLQLRPLENDEKLFAIFSSASAAEPFKAWRRSITALAPSPIWAETAYAEWEPVMPYVGIVAADNVFLEWVATTESRDWGWLAVSSASLDAVVDHLRSLTQVLLPNDDKVFFRFWDGRYLLPILQSAEVESAQLLPVIARCLVNGQALDIGGRALKSTQVFPWWQVPESLLEELAAQSDATRINNLLKWLSEERPDLFEAFSDRVLRRKAASFLEVPDLPQAPKQALVDYLMAELN, encoded by the coding sequence ATGAATACAGTAACTCCCTGTCATTGGTTGCAACTTCGGCCGTTAGAAAATGATGAAAAACTGTTCGCCATTTTTAGCAGCGCCAGCGCGGCTGAACCGTTCAAAGCCTGGCGGCGCTCGATCACCGCTCTAGCCCCGAGCCCGATTTGGGCGGAGACGGCGTACGCCGAGTGGGAACCGGTGATGCCCTATGTAGGAATTGTCGCCGCTGACAATGTGTTTCTGGAGTGGGTTGCCACCACCGAGTCCCGGGACTGGGGTTGGTTGGCGGTTTCTTCGGCAAGCCTGGATGCGGTGGTTGATCACTTGCGAAGCCTGACGCAAGTGCTGCTACCCAACGACGACAAGGTGTTTTTCCGCTTCTGGGATGGCCGCTATCTGCTGCCGATTCTGCAATCCGCCGAGGTCGAATCCGCGCAATTGCTGCCGGTTATCGCGCGTTGTCTGGTGAATGGTCAGGCGCTCGATATCGGTGGTCGTGCGCTGAAAAGCACTCAAGTTTTCCCTTGGTGGCAAGTCCCCGAATCGCTGCTTGAAGAGCTTGCCGCCCAGTCTGACGCTACCCGGATTAACAACTTGCTGAAGTGGCTAAGCGAAGAGCGCCCGGATCTGTTCGAAGCATTTTCCGACAGGGTTTTACGGCGCAAGGCCGCAAGTTTTCTTGAGGTCCCGGACCTTCCCCAAGCACCGAAACAAGCCTTGGTGGATTACCTGATGGCGGAGCTGAATTGA
- the putA gene encoding trifunctional transcriptional regulator/proline dehydrogenase/L-glutamate gamma-semialdehyde dehydrogenase: MATTTLGVKLDDPTRERLKAAATSIDRTPHWLIKQAIFNYLEKLEGGATLTELSGLTKDSDDAVDAPTDHTHQCFLEFAESILPQSVLRASITAAYRRPEPEVVPMLMEQARLPAAMAEATNKLASSIAEKLRNQKSAGGRAGIVQGLLQEFSLSSQEGVALMCLAEALLRIPDKGTRDALIRDKISTGNWQPHLGNSPSLFVNAATWGLLLTGKLVATHNETGLTSSLSRIIGKSGEPMIRKGVDMAMRLMGEQFVTGETIAEALANASKFEAKGFRYSYDMLGEAALTEHDAQKYLASYEQAIHSIGKASHGRGIYEGPGISIKLSALHPRYSRAQYERVMDELYPRLLSLTLLAKQYDIGLNIDAEEADRLELSLDLLERLCFEPQLTGWNGIGFVIQAYQKRCPYVIDYVIDLARRSRHRLMIRLVKGAYWDSEIKRAQVEGLEGYPVYTRKVYTDVSYIACARKLLSVPEVIYPQFATHNAHTLSAIYHIAGQNYYPGQYEFQCLHGMGEPLYEQVVGKVSEGKLNRPCRVYAPVGTHETLLAYLVRRLLENGANTSFVNQIADQSISIQALVADPVASIEQMATVEGGFGLPHPRIPLPRDLYGAERANSSGIDMANEHRLASLSCALLASAHNSWKAAPMLGCASSSEAPAPVLNPSDLRDVVGHVQEATVEDVDNAIQCALNAGPIWQATPPAERAAILERAADLMEGEIQPLMGLLAREAGKTFANAIAEVREAVDFLRYYAVQARNDFTNDAHRPLGPVVCISPWNFPLAIFSGQVAAALAAGNPVLAKPAEQTPLVAAQAVRLLLEAGIPEGVLQLLPGRGETVGARLVGDDRVKGVMFTGSTEVARLLQRNVAGRLDAQGRPIPLIAETGGQNAMIVDSSALTEQVVIDVVSSAFDSAGQRCSALRVLCLQEDSADRVIEMLKGAMAECRLGNPERLSVDIGPVIDAEAKAGIEKHIQAMRDKGRNVYQVAIADAEEVKRGTFVMPTLIELESFDELQREIFGPVLGIVVRYKRKDIDQLIGQINASGYGLTLGVHTRIDETIAKVIDNVNAGNVYVNRNIVGAVVGVQPFGGEGLSGTGPKAGGPLYLYRLLSTRPTDAIEQSFARGDAIAAPDVRLRDAMSKPLTALQTWADSNKFADLSALCVQFAAQSQSGITRVLAGPTGERNSYAILPREHVLCLAEVEGDLLTQLTAVLAVGGSAVWPEADLTKALFARLPKEVQARIKLVSDWNKDEVVFDAVLHHGHSDQLRAVCQQVAKRAGAIVGVHGLSQGETNIALERLVIERALSVNTAAAGGNASLMTIG, encoded by the coding sequence ATGGCTACCACCACCCTTGGGGTCAAACTTGACGACCCAACCCGCGAACGGCTGAAGGCCGCCGCGACCTCGATTGATCGCACGCCGCACTGGCTGATCAAGCAGGCAATTTTCAATTACCTGGAGAAACTCGAGGGTGGTGCAACCCTGACCGAGCTGAGCGGTTTGACTAAGGATTCCGACGACGCCGTCGATGCGCCAACGGATCATACCCATCAGTGCTTCCTCGAATTCGCCGAAAGCATCCTGCCGCAATCAGTCCTGCGCGCCTCGATCACCGCCGCTTACCGTCGCCCGGAACCGGAAGTGGTGCCGATGCTGATGGAACAGGCACGTCTGCCTGCCGCGATGGCCGAAGCCACCAATAAGCTCGCCTCTTCGATTGCCGAGAAACTGCGCAATCAGAAAAGCGCCGGCGGCCGTGCCGGGATTGTTCAGGGCCTGTTGCAGGAGTTTTCCCTGTCGTCCCAGGAAGGCGTAGCGCTGATGTGCCTGGCCGAAGCGCTGCTGCGCATCCCGGACAAAGGCACCCGTGACGCCCTGATCCGCGACAAAATCAGCACCGGCAACTGGCAGCCGCACTTGGGCAACAGCCCGTCGCTGTTCGTCAACGCCGCCACTTGGGGCTTGTTGCTGACCGGTAAATTGGTCGCGACCCACAACGAAACCGGCCTGACTTCGTCCCTGAGCCGCATCATCGGCAAGAGCGGCGAGCCGATGATCCGCAAGGGCGTCGACATGGCCATGCGCCTGATGGGCGAGCAGTTCGTTACCGGCGAAACCATCGCCGAAGCCCTGGCCAATGCGAGCAAGTTCGAAGCCAAGGGCTTCCGCTATTCCTACGACATGCTCGGTGAAGCAGCACTCACCGAACACGACGCCCAGAAGTACCTGGCCTCGTACGAACAAGCCATTCACTCCATCGGCAAAGCGTCCCACGGTCGTGGGATTTATGAAGGCCCGGGCATTTCCATCAAGCTGTCGGCACTGCACCCGCGTTACAGCCGTGCGCAGTACGAGCGTGTGATGGACGAGTTGTACCCGCGCCTGCTGTCGCTGACCCTGCTGGCCAAGCAATACGACATCGGCCTGAACATCGACGCCGAAGAAGCCGACCGTCTCGAGCTGTCGCTGGATCTGCTTGAGCGCCTGTGCTTCGAACCGCAGCTGACGGGCTGGAACGGCATCGGTTTTGTGATCCAGGCCTACCAGAAGCGTTGCCCGTACGTGATCGACTATGTGATCGACCTCGCTCGCCGCAGCCGTCATCGCCTGATGATCCGTCTGGTAAAAGGCGCGTACTGGGACAGCGAAATCAAACGCGCCCAAGTCGAAGGACTGGAAGGCTATCCGGTCTACACCCGCAAGGTTTACACCGACGTTTCCTACATTGCTTGCGCGCGCAAATTGCTGTCGGTGCCGGAAGTCATCTACCCGCAATTCGCCACGCACAACGCCCACACCCTGTCGGCCATTTACCACATCGCCGGTCAGAACTATTACCCCGGTCAGTACGAGTTCCAATGCCTGCACGGCATGGGCGAACCGCTGTACGAACAGGTTGTAGGCAAAGTTTCCGAAGGCAAGTTGAACCGTCCGTGCCGCGTGTACGCACCTGTCGGCACTCACGAAACACTGTTGGCGTACCTGGTGCGTCGTCTGCTGGAAAACGGTGCGAACACCTCGTTCGTCAACCAGATTGCCGATCAGTCGATCTCGATTCAGGCGTTGGTGGCCGATCCAGTGGCCAGCATCGAGCAGATGGCCACGGTGGAAGGCGGCTTCGGTCTGCCGCACCCGCGCATCCCGCTACCGCGCGACCTTTATGGTGCCGAGCGCGCCAACTCCAGCGGCATCGACATGGCCAACGAACATCGTCTGGCTTCGCTGTCCTGCGCGCTGCTGGCCAGCGCTCACAACAGCTGGAAAGCTGCGCCGATGCTAGGTTGCGCCTCCAGCAGCGAAGCACCGGCACCGGTGCTGAACCCGTCCGATCTGCGTGACGTGGTGGGCCACGTACAAGAAGCGACCGTCGAGGACGTCGACAACGCGATCCAGTGCGCCCTGAACGCTGGCCCGATCTGGCAGGCCACCCCGCCCGCCGAACGCGCCGCGATTCTGGAACGTGCCGCCGATTTGATGGAAGGCGAGATTCAGCCACTGATGGGCCTGCTGGCTCGTGAAGCCGGCAAGACCTTCGCCAACGCCATCGCCGAAGTGCGCGAAGCCGTGGACTTCCTGCGTTACTACGCGGTGCAGGCACGCAACGATTTCACCAACGACGCCCATCGCCCATTGGGTCCGGTGGTTTGCATCAGCCCTTGGAACTTCCCGTTGGCAATCTTCAGTGGCCAAGTTGCTGCGGCGCTGGCCGCCGGTAACCCGGTCCTGGCCAAGCCCGCGGAACAAACCCCGCTGGTAGCGGCTCAAGCCGTGCGCTTGCTGCTCGAAGCCGGGATTCCGGAAGGCGTGTTGCAACTGTTGCCGGGCCGTGGCGAAACCGTTGGCGCCCGTCTGGTCGGTGACGATCGGGTCAAAGGCGTGATGTTTACCGGTTCGACCGAAGTCGCTCGCTTGCTGCAACGCAACGTCGCCGGTCGTCTGGATGCACAGGGTCGTCCGATTCCGCTGATCGCCGAAACCGGCGGCCAGAACGCGATGATCGTCGACTCTTCGGCACTCACCGAACAAGTTGTAATTGATGTGGTGTCGTCGGCCTTCGACAGCGCCGGTCAACGTTGCTCGGCACTGCGGGTTCTGTGCTTGCAGGAAGATTCCGCCGACCGTGTCATCGAAATGCTCAAGGGCGCCATGGCTGAATGCCGTCTCGGCAACCCGGAGCGCCTGTCCGTGGACATCGGCCCGGTGATCGACGCCGAAGCCAAGGCTGGCATCGAGAAGCACATTCAGGCCATGCGCGACAAAGGTCGCAACGTGTATCAGGTGGCCATCGCCGACGCCGAAGAAGTCAAACGCGGCACCTTCGTGATGCCAACGCTGATCGAACTGGAGAGCTTCGACGAGCTGCAACGGGAGATCTTCGGCCCGGTGCTCGGCATCGTGGTTCGCTACAAGCGTAAAGACATCGATCAACTGATCGGCCAGATCAACGCTTCCGGCTACGGCCTGACCCTGGGCGTGCACACCCGCATCGACGAGACCATCGCCAAGGTGATCGACAACGTCAACGCCGGTAACGTCTACGTGAACCGCAACATCGTGGGCGCGGTGGTTGGCGTGCAACCGTTCGGTGGCGAAGGCTTGTCGGGCACGGGTCCGAAGGCGGGTGGTCCGCTGTACCTGTACCGTCTGCTGTCGACGCGTCCTACCGATGCGATCGAACAATCCTTCGCTCGCGGTGATGCCATCGCGGCGCCGGACGTTCGTCTGCGTGATGCCATGAGCAAGCCGCTGACCGCCCTGCAAACCTGGGCTGACAGCAACAAGTTTGCCGACCTGAGCGCCCTGTGCGTGCAGTTCGCCGCGCAATCGCAAAGCGGGATCACCCGTGTTCTGGCCGGCCCGACCGGTGAGCGCAACAGCTACGCGATCCTGCCACGGGAACACGTGCTGTGCCTGGCGGAAGTTGAAGGCGATCTGCTGACTCAACTGACAGCGGTATTGGCCGTAGGTGGTTCGGCGGTATGGCCGGAAGCTGACCTGACCAAGGCATTGTTCGCACGTCTGCCGAAGGAAGTTCAGGCGAGGATCAAGCTGGTTTCCGACTGGAACAAGGACGAAGTGGTGTTTGATGCGGTTCTGCATCATGGCCATTCCGATCAACTGCGTGCGGTTTGCCAGCAAGTGGCCAAGCGTGCCGGGGCGATTGTCGGGGTTCACGGGCTGTCCCAGGGCGAGACCAACATTGCGCTGGAGCGACTGGTGATCGAGCGGGCGTTGAGCGTTAACACTGCAGCGGCAGGTGGTAATGCGAGCTTGATGACTATCGGCTAA